A region of the Heteronotia binoei isolate CCM8104 ecotype False Entrance Well chromosome 9, APGP_CSIRO_Hbin_v1, whole genome shotgun sequence genome:
ttggaagattggctacatcaggggagtgtagcctgatatgcaagggagttcctgctacaaaaattgccctggtagtggttaagtgtgcagactcttatctgggagaactgggtttgattcaccactcctctgcttgcagctcctggaatggccttggatcagccatagctctcgcagcagttgtccttgaaaggaatcttctgtgagagctttttcagacccacctacctcacagggtgtttgttgtgggggaggaaggtaagggagacagctctgagattcagagtgaagggcaggatataaatccaataccatcatcatcatgatTGACAGAAGGTACAGTGAGTTGGTAGACAGAAGATTCCTTTGGAATCTTTTGCCAGACAGACATTAGTTGGAATTAATAAATATATGAATTTAAGAAATCATGTAAGTCAATGGCCAGTgaaaaatcaatgcagaacaacaTTTTAGCAACAAGAAATCCAATCAAAGGATGCTTACTAAGAAACTTGATATATAACCAAATATGTCACATTTCACCTTAAATAAAAACTACAACACTTAACTTTCACAGTAAGCAAACTTTTAAATGAACATCAGTTCCCATTTGATTGttttttgcagaagtttgaattgtattctttttaaaaacaatgtggtTTCATGGAAGTGGAAGTATACCATAAAGAATATAATGAATGCATGACTATTTCCATAGATTTTTCTTTGTGGTGGAAGAAGATAACACACCCTTGGCGGTAACAGTAACTCCATGTGATGCTCCTCTGGAATGGAAACTAAGTTTGCAGGAGCTTCCAGAAGAATCCAGTGGGGAAAGCTCAGGTAAACAACAGAAAGCCAGAGGAAATTCTAGTTTTATGCCTAGTATGAATCAGTAGGCATGCAGAGTATTTCAAGTAAAATTACCATTTTGAAGGTATCAAAATGAGTAGTGATACAGATCTAGTTTTTCATATAGTAAAGTCTGTTGCTACATTTTATAGCCATTGCATGAAAACTAATTGTTTAAGTCAGTATCTGATTTCTGAGAATCGATTTCCACAAGGTGGAGTTCAAAGGATAGGATAGGCTGGGGACCCTGGACTCAACCTGTAAACTCCACCAAAGTAACATGTGGTTTGCATGTTTTCGTTTCTTCTCTCCTGTGCTTTCTTCATTCTTGGTTGGACTGTAGAACATGTGAAGAAAGAGCCTCAGTTTTCTTTCCCCCATGTTGTCACAATTACCAGATACAACCTGAGAAGGAATTATTTGGCTCATTGCAgaaaatcacatggtcacattGTCTTCCACAATGGGTTGAACTGTTCATTTTCCAGACTATTTTTGTCTGGGGTAACAGTATGAGGGGTCAAAACTCCTTCTGTATATGTGCCATAATATAATCTGAGAAGAGAGAAATAAGGTATGCCTGTGATACTCTGAGTTCACAGGTTGGGTCTGGGGTTCTCACTGTACAAATTATGTCTCACAAAAATCAACCCTGAGAACTATGAAGCGTTCTGAGAGGCATGCAGGCAGAGCTGGGAGAAACTGTAGggacacacacatgtacacagaAGTCTTTGGCTACCAGgtacttttttttgtttaattctCATCTAATCTCTCTTTCAATGGCTTGCTGCTCCTGTTCCTTCCCATCTTATCTGCAAGCAATCATTGGCAACTAAGGAAGTTCAATAGCGATACACATGGACAGCATTCATTCGTTTGTTTGCTGGGTTCATTTATCCTTGCCATGCTCCTCCGTGGGGACATgaagtggcttacataattcttctcttctccattttaccctcacaacaaccctgtgaagtaggttaagatGGAGTGTGTGTAGCTGGCCCAAGTTCCTCTAGCTAGATTCTGTGTCAcagaggggattcaaacctgggcttCCTTGATCCTAGTTCAACCTCTAACCCAGGgtttccaaacttttctttcccatggcttggttatttttacacctctttcatggcccactaaaatttgggggtggagccagaagacaggaattatgtcatttcttgTGGTGTCAAggatcaagtgatgtcacttccggagcacactgaaccaaaattccacctttccctgtgatgtcacttccagggcactcccccaaacctgcctcttcttcagaagtaaattcattttcagaaaaatctctctgaaactcatgctgagccaaaatggaggtggaaagtgggcggtcctctcttttcacccccacacctgcatgcacctatctgtgtattcttctccagcttgcaagcactcctagtggccatgttcaattgcctgcaccacctacacatcccttcctcaacagcactggctagcgtatgcagttgggagtgctgttgccattgccatcagcaatgccagcactgtgtaccacccacactgagtCCTGGcagctggcagctgctctacctcaaaatatgctgacacatttagtaggctcttccttcagctactactggaaccatgcctcaagctacaaccaagcttgcttggtttcaagaaaatcttttgacagctatttttcatacttttctttggttgaaacacaggaaaattgctgtgaaaggtagcagagaattgtactgcaattaatgaattaatttcaagttatatgaagttcacacaagcttttctgtagttatcccaaaaaggatatttatgagggacttacagctttttactggctgtgtttctcatgcctttaaaagcaaactGTTGTGCAGCTACTTAGCtggtgaactactttcatccccTTTAATATCTCCAggaagagtttaattttggtgtcagacagctgttaaaatggtgccaagttcatagtaccatctcttccagtgctgttgagatataccgcagtaatctccaataatctttttctgccccacacctcttactcacacagaaatctcatagaaggccacctggctacaactgggggtgccaacttttcattggcagagcttctATGTCTGCAagaacagtatgatgaacagaaaagttttatccagtaaaaatggaagaaagaaaaaaaaggaaagaaagaaagggaaagaatgaaatgggaggaaaggaaaagaaaagaaagacatggaaagaaagaacataaacataagagggacaggagctcagtggtacagcatctgcttggtaagcagaaggtcccaggttcaatctccatcatctccaactaaaaagggtccaggcaaataggcatgaaaaacctcagcttcagaccctgtagagccactgccagtctgcgtagacaatactgactttgatggaccgagggtctgattcagtataaggcagcttcatatgttcataagaggagctatgttggatcaggccagtggactatccagtccaaaatttccTTATACAAGaatcagaatgtccaccagtggggccagggcactagaagccctctcactgttgtctcccccccccagcaccaagaatacagacagagcatcacttgcagagaaagaaagaaagaaagaaagaaagaaagaaagaaagaaagaaagaaagaaagaaagaaagaaagaaagaaagaaagaaagaaagaaagaaagaaggggagggagaaaaaaaatagccttcctcaccatcagatgaccccagccagcaaaaattctgcccaggggtcgtttggtaaaaaaaaagctactgaaatgcccactccccacccctcccggctgaaaaaaacacacacacccttttttgccgcccaggcctcccaggaatatctccccaaaagaacatactgcaaggcacacgaaagaacacttcatgggtctaaagtgccagtggatgctagcttttctctcaaacagtgggagtgggggagaaagaaggagaggcagtccagctcctctctgcacaacacagagatggggctgggctagctttggcttttcttgtgacccggtactgaggcttccatggcccggtcccaggtcatgaccctgcaaatggggaGCACTGCTTAACCAATATATATCCAACTGTctctcaaaaaaagaagaaaggtggcCAGTGATGTTTGCTTCGTGTGTGTTATCTATCATCCTTACCAACTTTCTCTGCATGTCTCAAGGGAATTTAATAATTCTCAAATGTCAAAGCATAGTTAACACATACATGACCATGTTTCAGGTAGAGCAACATGTAGCCTTTAACACTTGTAATGAAATACTTATATCTATATCTTTAATTTTTTACTAAATAAAAAGCCAAACAATGATTTGGGGGTTGGCACTGTttctctatggccgttttcgcactcacgttttactggcaccacgaccatcctgacgccggcgaatctgcatggctttcgcaccagaagctccggcgctcccagaagcgccggctacttccgtcgctaagccagcgcaaacggaaatcgcaaagatgcaggaaaacgtttgcgctggcttagcgacggaaagcgccggcgcttctgggagcgccggcgcttctgttgcgaaatccatgcagattcgccggcgtcaggagggtcgtggcgccagtaaaacgtgagtgcgaaaacaccctatgtaaTGTATGCAAAGTAAGGTGAAAAGACAATAAAAAGAAACCAATATCATGGAAGTTCAAGAACATCAATGTTATTCTGTGTTATAGGAAAAATACAAAGCTTATTCCTAGAAATCAGGCTACTTGGTGCAAAATTGGAGTAATAATGTATTGTGCAAGAACTGGAATAGCGTACAAAGAGGCTTTATACACAGAGGTTGTCCCAAAGCTTTTCAGGAAACTGAGAGAGCCTGTTCCCTGTGTCATCTCAAGAATATTAGGCTAGGACAGAGGATTAGGAAGTTGAGAAAAATTAGTATGTCCATAATGTAGCCAAGAGGGAAGGTTACTCTTGGATAATATCACTATATTATCCAGGTTTGAGAAGTGTTCCACTGTCTCTTTCTGACTGTGTGCTCAGGGCCACTCCCTATCAGCAAATTAATGATATTGTGCTTTAAGGTCAGATTTGCATGTACAGCACATTCAGGTGGCCATTTGTAACACaaataatgaagtaaataaaaataaataaccatGTGGCAGCAATGCCAGATAATAAGTGGTTGTGTGAAGCCACTTCAATTCCCCTCTCCTAGTTTTATTTTGTGGAGCTGTTGTTTTATTAGAAACAGCCACACATACATGATTGTATATGTGAATTGGGCTTAGTTTATAGTATGATGATGTACAGATTAAGTATATACTAAGCATCATGAACCATTTGATTTTTCTTCAGTTGTTATGAAATTCATATGGAAAGACTGATGGGAGTATTAGAGATTTCAGCAACTGAGTTAGAATGCATCATATAAATGAGTAATAAAGAAAATTATAAAGAAAATGTACCCCTTAAATCATCTTAGTACAGCAATAGGATATATTTATATACTCTACTACATCTATAAAAGTGTAATATATTAATATGATGACAGTGTTTTTTATTCAAACATTGAAtgatttataaatatgccagccAGTCATTTATGATTGCCTTTGAAGGAACAGTTGGTATCACTTCTAAGTTGTATTTATTTTCTCTTTGAGAGACTCCCTTTCAAAAACATCTTTGTCCTCTAGGTGAGCCAGAGCCTCTTGAACAGCAGAAACAACAAATTATCAATGAAGAAGGAACAGAATTGTTCTTATACAGAGGAAATGATGTTGAGTATTTTGTGTCCTCTAGTTCACCTTCTGGCTTGTACCAGCTGGAACTTTTGTCAACAGAGAAAGACACACACTTCAAAGTATATGCCACCACAACTCCAGAATCAGATCAACCATATCCTGAATTACCTTATGATCCAAGAGTTGATGTCACTTCTCTTGGACGTACAACTGTCACTTTGGCATGGAAACCAAGCCCCACAGCTTCATTGCTAAAGCAGCCAGTGCAATATTGTGTGGTTATTAATAAAGAACACAATTTCAAAAGTCTTTGTGCTGTTGAAGCTAAACAGAATGCTGATGATGCCTTCATGATGGCTCCCAAACCAGGTCTGGACTTCAGCCCCTTTGACTTTGCATATTTTGGATTTTCTTCCAACAGTAATTCTGGCAAGGAGCGtagctttttaaaatcttcatcaAAGTTTGGGCGGCATATCTATTCCAAGCCCAAAGTTGACCTGGAAAAAATATGTATAGGAAACAAAAACATCTTCACTGTGTCTGAACTAAAACCGGATACACAATATTACTTTGATATATTTGCCGTAAATGTTAACACAAATATGAGTACTGCCTATGTTGGCACTTTTGCAAGAACCAAAGAGGAGGCAAAGCAGAAGACAATTGATCTCAAAGATGGGAAAGTTACAGATGTGTTCATCAAAAGAAAGGGCTCTAAGTTTTTACGGTTTGCTCCAGTTTCATCACACCAAAAAGTTACATTCTTTGTTCATTCATGCCTTGATGCTGTACAAATCCAAGTCAGAAGAGATGGAAAGCTTCTCTTATCTCAAAATGTTGAAGGTGTCCGCCAGTTCCAACTTAGGGATAAGCCAAAAGCTAAATACCTCATTCGGCTGAAAGGAAATAAGAAAGGAGCCTCCATGTTGAAGATTTTGGCTACTACAAGGCCTAATAAGCAGTCATTTCCATCTCTTCCGGAAGATACAAGAATTAAAGCCTTTGATAAACTTCGCACTTGTTCTTCAGTCACAGTGGCCTGGTTAGGTACACAAGAAAGGAACAAATTTTGTATTTATAGGAAAGAGGTGGATGACAATTATAATgaggagcaaaagaaaagagagcAAAATCAGTGTCTGGGGCCAGACATGAGGAAGAAGTCTGAAAAAGTGCTTTGTAAATATTTTCACAGCCAGAACCTACAGAAGGCCGTTACCACAGAGACAATTAAAGGTCTGCAGCCTGGCAAATCCTACCTACTAGATGTTTATGTCATAGGACATGGAGGACACTCTGTGAagtatcagagcaaattggtgaAAACAAGAAAATTCTGTTAGTAATGTTCAGTGGAACATTATCCAACATTAAACATACAGATTGACTACTTACAAAGCTGAGGAGTTGTGAACTGCATTGGTACTATGTAGAAAAGATAACATCTATATTTATGTTTACAAAAGTGATTGTGTGGAAGGGCTGAGCCTGGCAATCTTTGCTGGTATCTGACAGTTACGTTGTCATGCATCTGGTGGTCCATGTTTGATGCTCAGTAAGATATCCAAACAAGCAGGAAATTTCGAAGGAATTGCCCTTTTTGCTTTCATATTGCATGAAGTGCTTCTAAATTATTTCATTACTCAGAAAGCTGAGATGTAATTCAATCACATTATTATTCTACACAAGCAAACAGAATTCCCACACAGCCTCTATCTCTTTGTAGACTAGAGGATTATGTAAATTATTCTTGTTTGAAATGTCTATGTCCTCCATGAGTGTAAACTATTAAAAATTATCCCTGTTAAAAACACAGATCTAAAATAAGTATTAACTGGACTGGACATGTCAATTCTATTGCTAATGTAAATTCCTGTCtggttaattttaaatgtatgtatttcATGTACAAAATTGTCAGACGCTATATTCCTGTacataaaattaaaatattagATTATATGTTCTTTTTTCATCCTGATGTTGTTAAATATGTCTATGTATTTGTAGAACTCTGAATACATTTTGAGTATTAGTAAACATGTTATATCCAAAGATCACTACAGTTAAGTTATCAATATCTCAGAAACTCCCAAGACTCTACAGATAAGGCACTGAATACAGTCGTCTTATCTTTTACGTTTGAACTTTTAACAGTTAATAAGATCAACTGCCTATGTAAGTATTAGGAGAataagtgcaatcctaaacagacttacacccttctaaacccatggaTTTCAATTGATATAGAAGGTTGTAAGAGAGTTATAACTCCTAAACAGAATTCTGAAGTCAATGTCTTTGGGGGCATTGTGCTTAGAAGggtatgctagggttgccaattcccagctgggggcaagggatgccctggtttgaaggcctcccccctgctttagtgttatcagaaagcaagtgtatgtggggaaatgtctgctgggtgctccattataccctatggagtctgatccctataggatataatggtgaatcaatccgtgggtatctggggctctgtggggctctgtagaggcaccagattttcagcatagcatctggtgcttatTCTCAAACCGCACTCCCCatcacgtttcaaaaagattggaccggggagtccaattctatgagctccaaaataaATCCACcaatatttccaatgaagggaaggtgtgcgatccctttaaatgttatggccagaactctgttcaga
Encoded here:
- the NDNF gene encoding protein NDNF is translated as MVLLHCSLPCLLLLLPFGSWTQKLPTRDEELFQMQIQDKSFFHDSSVIPDGAEISSYLFRETPKRFFFVVEEDNTPLAVTVTPCDAPLEWKLSLQELPEESSGESSGEPEPLEQQKQQIINEEGTELFLYRGNDVEYFVSSSSPSGLYQLELLSTEKDTHFKVYATTTPESDQPYPELPYDPRVDVTSLGRTTVTLAWKPSPTASLLKQPVQYCVVINKEHNFKSLCAVEAKQNADDAFMMAPKPGLDFSPFDFAYFGFSSNSNSGKERSFLKSSSKFGRHIYSKPKVDLEKICIGNKNIFTVSELKPDTQYYFDIFAVNVNTNMSTAYVGTFARTKEEAKQKTIDLKDGKVTDVFIKRKGSKFLRFAPVSSHQKVTFFVHSCLDAVQIQVRRDGKLLLSQNVEGVRQFQLRDKPKAKYLIRLKGNKKGASMLKILATTRPNKQSFPSLPEDTRIKAFDKLRTCSSVTVAWLGTQERNKFCIYRKEVDDNYNEEQKKREQNQCLGPDMRKKSEKVLCKYFHSQNLQKAVTTETIKGLQPGKSYLLDVYVIGHGGHSVKYQSKLVKTRKFC